The Micromonas commoda chromosome 17, complete sequence genome includes the window aaccctaaaccctaaaccctaaaccctaaaccctaaaccctaaaccctaaaccctaaccGTTTGGGTTCGTACAAAAAGCCGATATTTCCTTCTGCGTTGCTGCGGACCAACGATATAACCACGACGTCTGCCTCTTCACCCTGGTAATTGTCGATCGTGGACACGCGAACGGGCTTGAGTTCCGCGCGCTGTGGCGCGTTTGGATTGTCCGTCGTTCCATCAACGGAAACGGCGTCGACAGCTTCGAGTTCCTCCATGTCGACTTCCCCGATCATCACGCTAAATTCATCGGCGAGGGATTTTCGCAACAACTGTAGCTGCCCGAGATAAGGGGTCAACACGACGAGCTGCGTCGGATCGTATTCCTGTTGCGTGAGGTAGCGCACGATAGAACGAACCATGCCAACCTCATGCGCGTTCGTCTTCGAGTTAGCCTCGACCTTCCACGCCGCATTACTCCCTTCGGGCTCGTCGTGCTTGATAAGCACTACGCGCGACTTAACACCGCGTATCGCTGGGTGATTGAGCGTTTTttcatcgtcgacgagctcatcgtaCGTCGGCCGGATAAGCTTCGAAATCTCCGGGTGCATGCGGTGTTGCGAAGCCAACGACGcgtgctcgacggcgcccgagAGAACGAGGCGCTCGAAGAGCGACCGGTTGAAGTCGTGGCTCGTCGAGCTGCACGCGACACTCAGTTCGTAGGTATCGAGCTTCGGCCGCAGCTGCTTGTGATCGCCGATCATGATCAGGTGCTTCGTATTATTTTGCAGACTGGTGATGACGTGCGCCTCGAGAATTTCTGCCGCCTCTTCGACGATAACCACCGTCGGTTGAGCCGCCTCGATAAGTTCCTTGAACATAGCCGCGCCCGTGGTCGTGCAGCCGATGATACGCGCACCTCTGAGCTTGACaagatcgcgcccgcgtttcAGTTCATTCAGCTGGTTCGAGACTGTGTCGTGCTCGACCATCTTTGCCGCTAGTTCCTCTCGGTCCTCGCGGAAGTACTCGTCCTGCCATTCGCCCTTTTTCTGTTGACGCTGTTTATAGTCAAGCGCCCAGATATCCaactccgcctcctcgttcGCCGGACTCACTGCTTGGTGCTCGTCGCGaaagcgccgacgacgttcgtCCCCGCGTTGGCTGCATGGCACCACTGATCGTGATTTGCCTTTGAGCCAGGCCTTCCACAGCGCATCTTTCGTgaggttggcgccgccgttgtACACGACCTCGAAGCCTGCTTCGTCTTTCATGTCCTCGTCGAACACGCACAGCTGCGACCACGCGAGCGGATCGTGTTTCTTCAGGAAGTCGCCGACCCCTGTATTCCACCACTTCTCTCCGATGGTGTACGTCGTCCTGTGCGAAAGTTTGTCGATATCCTTTTTCAATTTCTCAGCACGAGTTGCGAGTTCCTTGAATCGTCCCTTTTCCGCTCTGCTgtggtcgccgccctcgacttTCAGATTTCTCAACAGGTAATCCTCCAGGCGCGGATCCTTGCTgccaccgccgaggcgaaccATTTCAGTCATGCCTTCATTCAGAAGATCACTCATGAAATCATCGAGAGCGTGGTTCGTGAAGCACACGCACAAGATGCGCTCGTTCGTTAGCCTGTAGATGATATCTGTGAGGCGTACGCCTATAAAAGTCTTCCCCGTCCCAGGCGGACCTTGCGTGATCGAGACGCGGTTACGCAACGCGAGCCGCATCGCTTTTTTTTGATGGTCGTCGTAACGAAAGTGATCGAGCTCGCGGTAGGCGTCTTCCAAAGGTAGATAATTCGTCTCCCGCGACGGCAGGTTCATGACGAGCTCTTCGACTAGTGGAATCGTGTCCATCCTTTGTAAGCAACGGAGCACCGGCGTGTATTGGAAAAGCCCGGTGCTCACCTGCACGAGCGCGGCCTTGATCTCGCTCTTGTCTCTCCCGCAGTAAGACAGCATTTTTGACAAATCTTCCTCCGTCGCATTCCCACACGCCCCAGACGTGAGCCCTATCTCCGGTTCATTCTTTGCCAACAGCTCAGGTATGCGTCGGACGATCGTCGCAAAGCACACGGGCTTGTCGCCGATGCAGAGGACGCAGAGCGCCCCGTCGGCGAGAATGCTCCTGTGATCGTCCCAAAACGCGATGCGTTCTTTCTTACTGCGacagcgacgcgcgccgtggTCCTGCGGCAACTCAAAAGAGACAATAACGCATGGGTTTAGCTTCTTATCGTCGCCACCGCTGTCAGCGCCGACGAATTTGACGCCGCGGAAGGTGAAGCGCGATGGCCTTCCTCGTCCCGCTTGGGTGTTAGTCAGCTGCTGTAGCTCTTCGCGCAGCGGGGCGATGAAATCCTCGCGGAGTAGCCGGAACTGACGGTCGAGGAGTGTTGCGACGCCGGAGGATACTGAGTTCGTGTccccggcggacgccgcggcgcgtgcgtccgACATAGACAGCGGCTGCGGCAGATAAGGCTTTCGCTCGCACAGCACTTCTTCCATCGTTGGCAGAACGCGCACGTCCCGAAAACACTTGTAGTCGTTGTCGTGGCGATCACCTGGAAGGTCGAGACGATCTTCCGTTGACGAGTCGCCCAAGGCTGACggtccgtcgtcgagaaGGACCCGCAGTCTCCACGCGATTGGCAGTTCGCGTTCCGCGAGAGCGTCAGCGATGCctcgcacgtcgtcgtcctcacgGGCTTCGCTTTTGCGGGTCGCGACATTGATTATGAATtgcgcgaacggcgtcgggtcgcgaATCTTGTCGGGCTCTTCGATCAGTTTGCGCAGGTTTTGCAAGAAACCGACGATCTCGTATACATCGTCGAAGAGCTGCTCTATCGGTCCCTTCGCGGTCCCTAAGATCATCTCCTCCGAGCAGAGCAGCTTTAGAAATGGACCAACTGCGTCGTTGAGAAAACTGGGCGACGTGTCCCCGCGTATCGCTTGTTTCAGCTGCTTCTTACCATTGTATGACGTAGAGACGAGAAGATACAGCATGTCGTGCCTATCTTCGAAGGACATCGCGGCTTCGAGGAACTTACGAGGGTCGCCGACCTTATCTTTGAACGGTTCGCCGCTCTTCACCACTGAGATGAAGAACTTACGCAAACGATCCCTGGGATCATCccgtccagcgcctcgtccgccgcgtccttcttcgccgcgtccttcttcgccgcgtcctcgtccgccgcgtcctcgtcctcgacctGCGGACATCTTTTCCTCGGAACAACGAAAGGTGGCGGAGATCGTTTTCTCGTATCACGTCTCGCGCTGGCCTGAGCGTCGGTGGTCCTCGCTCGTGTGGTCGCGAATCGAATATTTAGCGGCGATTTTAACGGCGGCTTCTGAATCACCAGCGCAAGAAGCCCTAAGAATCCCTAAGCCCATCACCAGCGCGACTCGATCGGTAATTCAAACATTCGTATGATAAGTTATCGTCCTTATTAAgtgttaccttcgtattagGTTTATTTATTTACTGCGTGCTTACTAAAaattaccttcgtatcaAGCCTTGCGTCCAGTTCCCTAATCTTTTCTTGAAGCCGAAAAATAATGGGGTCTGTAGAACTTTTTATAACCTCGTTTGATCGTTCCCCTGGTTGGTCATCGCTTCGCTTACGCATCGCGTCCGCTTGAGCTCTCATTGCAAAGTTTGGAGCAAGATCAAGTGATGCCAACTTTGCTCCCGTCAGTGGTGATGTGTCGTGTGTCTCAAACCATCGTTCAATGTGTTCGCGTTCATATGTTATACCGTCGCCACAACAAAACACGGGATCTTTAAACAGATCGTAGCCGATAGGACAAGTGACATGTTTGAGACGCTCTTCATCAATGACATTTTCAGCGAACTTCTTGACGGCCTTCACAGCACCTTTAGACATCTTCATTGGAGCcatcgcgaggaggagagtAACGTGGCGGAGTAAAGTTGCGGGTAGGTAGTGGTGGTTCTTGAACTGGCAGATCTTCAACTGGTGGACCGAATGGCTGAAGTCGACGCCGTTCAACTGGCAGTTCTTGAACTGGCGGTTCTTGAACTGGCGGTTCTTGCACTGGCGGTTCTTGAACTTGTGGAGCTTCTATCCAGAGGGGAGCACCTAGCACGCCCCGGTGGTTGACCGGATCTGGACGTTGAACTTGGTTGAGCGGATACGGGGTTCCGCGATCTATAACACGGCGTAGTTCCCGAACCCCTCTGCTGGTATTCTGGATTGTAGAAAATCGTTCGTCGGCCCTTCGTCGCTGACACCTTTGGCAGTAAACTTGGAAAGTAACACTCACAGCGATCGCTAAGACGACGACCAATGCTTCCACTACCCAGGTCGGTCCCATCCGCGGGTCAGTTTATGAGACACACGGCAAGCCTGTAGGCTCATGTAGGCTCATGTAGGCTTTTTCATTTACCCTACAGGCTTACTTTCTATATATTTTCTATATACTTTAGTAAAAAATGTAGGGTATGTAGGGTAAAACGGGTAAACTTATTATGTAAAAAAATTTTTGAAAATAAGTTTGTTTTTTTTACCCTACAGCCTACAGGCCTACAGGTTTTGCGACCTTGCTCATCACTCAATTAGGTTTATAGTAATTGGTTAATTAATTATTATATGATGATATCATTATTTTAtgatattattattattattattattattattattattacttGCTTCACTTGCGCAAATTGATTAGTGCTTGATTGCTTGCGATTGCTTATTTTATTTATTATTACTTGCTTCATTATTAATATTATTCATTATTCGAAGatattattattaataaTATTATTTTTTGTCATATATGCATATTAATGTTATTGCATTTGCATTTTATTATGGGAATCGAACGAACGAAGAAGCATATCATCCACTGAAAAATTCATGCCGGCCTGCCCAAACACAGAAGCAGATAAAGCAAGTCTTTACGCGCCTGATAAATGCACAGATATGAAAACGACGCTCAGAAGAAAGATATGCGTGGTGACGTCAAACCGCTCCGACTGGAGCAAACTGAAACTTGTTGCAATCAACTTGAGAAAGTTATGTACCTCACAAGATAATCAAGAAGCGAGCGACATCCAGGTAGATATCATTTGCTTAGGTTCACACCTATTGCATGAACTCGGAGCTACCAAAAATATCGTCAAAGAAGATTTCCCTAATGCGTACGAACTACACACTCTTGTTGCCGGTGACTCGGTCGAATCAATGACGGACTCAGTCGGTTTTGGAATCGTTAAGCTAACGTCGCTTCTCTGCGCCCTCAAGCCCAACATCGTTTTAGTACATGGAGATAGATTCGATGCGTTCTGTGCGGCTATTGCTGCTAACATGTTAAACCTCACGATCGCACATGTTGAGGGCGGTGAACTTTCTGGAACAGTCGATGGTACACTCAGGCATGCTATCACAAAATTGTCACACCTGCACTTTACATGCACGCCAGAGGCTGCAAGACGGATTCGTGGGATGGGCGAGAATCCAGCATCCATATTCGTCACTGGGTGTCCTTCATATGAAAGTCTCTTCGCTGTCTCGGCCACGTGTTGGGAAGATGAGAAAATGGATCAGTTCTTCAATGGTACACCGTTTAAGTTGAAACCTAATAAGTTCATCCTTGTGATAATGCATCCAGTGACGAACGATCTCGAGGAAAGTAACACACTCTACGGCTCACTTCTTAGTTGTCTATTCAGCAGAAAGACTCCAACGGTCATGTTTTACCCCAACGTAGATCCCGGTAACAAAAGCATGATTCAAACGCTGCATAAGCACCAAAAAGCTGACCCGGCCTCCACCAGCTGGCTACGCCTCGTGACGCATATGCCGCACGCGAAGTTCACAGCGCTGATGAGGCATGCATCAGCCATGGTGGGAAACTCAAGCGCGGGCATTCGCGAGAGTTGTGTTTTTGGTATTCCTACACTTAATCTTGGAAGTCGGCAAGAGGGCAGGCGTGTGCCTGCGAATGTTACTACTCTCGTGAAACCAAGTATCCGCTCCATTGATTGCTGGTTCGATAATGAACTTGGCAAAAGGTATGCTCAAAGCACGATGTATGGATTCCCAGATTCAGCTAAGCGAATAGCCCACCACCTTTCCCGCATAGATACATCTGCGGGCCAGCTTAAACAGTTCTGGGAACCGCGATATGCCTTGCTGCCACCCTTGCAACCACGCCAGTATGTCTCCCGAACGCAAGCTATCTTAGCTGACTCGACCTCTTCGCCGACCTCTTCGCCGATTGGAAGATGCAAAATTCTAGGTTTGATTACTGCCCGTGGGGGTTCGAAGGGTATACCTGGCAAAAATATTATTGATCTAAATGGGAAACCCTTGATCCAGTACACAATTGAAGCCGCACTCAGCTCCAAACAACTAGATAGAGTGATTCTGAGCACTGACAGTGACGAGATCGCTGAAGTAGCCCAGAATTGTGGCTGTGAAGTCCCGTTCAGGCGCCCTTCAGAGCTTGCGGCAGATGATTCTTCGCACCTCGCATGCATTGTTCATGCGTTGAACATTCTTCGAGAAACTGAGTGTTTCGTACCAGATTTCGTTGTGATATTGCAGCCGACAAGTCCTTTCCGCAAGAGTATCGACATTGACTCGTGTATCAACATAATGCTTACATCATCGTGTGACATGGTCTTGAGTGTCTGCGAATCATCTTTGAACCTCTCTAAGAATTTTTACTTCGCAGCTGACGGAACCCTTTCACCATTCGCGGAGTCAACAGCAGAGATTGATTATACACCAAGGCAAAAACTGTTGAAAACGTATGCCGAGAACGGGGCTGTCTATGTTTTGCGAACGCAGTCGCTTCTTTACCCTCCTGATAATGCGCCAAACGTCGGATCATTTCGCTCTGCAGACACGAAGGGTTATGAAATGCCGGTTGAACGGTCTTTAGATATCGACAACCCCTTTGATCTGCATGTTGCCCGACTTCTCATGGCGAAGCCATTCTAAAGCGGCGTCGTATTATGGTGCAACGATTGACCTTCGTAAATCGCGAAATGGTTCCCATCCAGCTGCTCCAGCAACTCGATATAGCGGTTTTGTGATCGAGCCCACGACCTGAATAGCTTTTCGGCTCTTTCCCTTGCGATCGACCGCGAATACCATTCCTCCAGCGCAATACTTATGAGACCGGATTGGGCTTACATATTTTTGCTGTTCattaccttcattcgtacctTGCTTTTGCTTGGGCGTACGACCTTCGTAATTCCCAATCTTTATTTGTTGTCCGTGAAAAGTGCCTCCCTTGCAACTGAGGAAATTTTGTATGGGGTTTGCGGGCGGCTGGTTTAGGACGAGTCTTCAGAACTCTTCAGAACCGCGACATGTTTTGAAAAATGCCGGGTTGGAATAATAATGTGGTGCTAAATTATTTCCTTCGTTCGTTTTTGTTTGTGTCACAATTTATTTTCATTCACCGCCCCTGCGCTGCTGGCTGGCTGGGACGACCGAATGTATCACATTATTATGTACCAGGGCGTATCTCGCTCGGGTGTGAAAACGGGGGATTCTTCGGGAaaacgaatgaaggtacaTTTCGAAAGAACGAAGTTTGAAGTAGCTCACACTGTTTTGTCCAAAGTTACTGTTCTGCAAATTTGTCCCCTGTCAGCCTTGCCTGTTCAGAGCAAAATCAACGACACTCTTCTTAAGACAAAATCGGCTTCGGTAGACGCATCAAAAGAAGGGCAACCATCGCAACATCATCAGTGTCGAGATCTATAGAATTGCAAGAAGTTGCTGGTTATGTCGGGTTCGCCAAGCTGGTCAATTCTGACACTTATGGGCGTAAATGATGTACAGCCGAGCCGTGCAAGGTACCGATACATCGGCCATGCGATGGTGAATAATGAAGCAAGGTACAATCAAGTAAAAAGATCGTTTGATTGCAGTTCCTTTTACTTACTTGCAACGTACGGACGGATGGGCAAACCGTTCCTCAATCTCATCAAAGACTTCGCCGCACACAACGCCCACCGAGCATAGGCCAACATCAACAAGCGAACGCAAGACATCTACGACTCCATCACCCCGCCCACCGAGCTCCGCAACCGAATCCACCTACgcaacctcgccctcgtgcACGTCGCGCTTATCACCTCGCTCGTGCAAagggtcgccggatcgaccgTCGCTAACGATCGCGACCACGGTGCTCGCCACGGGTTGTACATGCGGTGCTCACGAATTTTGTGAGCAGCCGAACTCCGTCACCATTCCCCAATAAAAACTGGGGTTTTTGGAATAATAATAATTCAAGATCCAATAATGTACcctcgaaggtacgaaggtatttattTGTGACAAGAAAATAAATACGACAACGGCAGGCATGAGGGAGACCGGATGGCGAGAAGAGGACCCTA containing:
- a CDS encoding hypothetical protein (According to Expasy contains a IMP dehydrogenase / GMP reductase domain, involved in biosynthesis of guanosine nucleotide; IMP dehydrogenase/GMP reductase, predicted), which translates into the protein MSFEDRHDMLYLLVSTSYNGKKQLKQAIRGDTSPSFLNDAVGPFLKLLCSEEMILGTAKGPIEQLFDDVYEIVGFLQNLRKLIEEPDKIRDPTPFAQFIINVATRKSEAREDDDVRGIADALAERELPIAWRLRVLLDDGPSALGDSSTEDRLDLPGDRHDNDYKCFRDVRVLPTMEEVLCERKPYLPQPLSMSDARAAASAGDTNSVSSGVATLLDRQFRLLREDFIAPLREELQQLTNTQAGRGRPSRFTFRGVKFVGADSGGDDKKLNPCVIVSFELPQDHGARRCRSKKERIAFWDDHRSILADGALCVLCIGDKPVCFATIVRRIPELLAKNEPEIGLTSGACGNATEEDLSKMLSYCGRDKSEIKAALVQVSTGLFQYTPVLRCLQRMDTIPLVEELVMNLPSRETNYLPLEDAYRELDHFRYDDHQKKAMRLALRNRVSITQGPPGTGKTFIGVRLTDIIYRLTNERILCVCFTNHALDDFMSDLLNEGMTEMVRLGGGSKDPRLEDYLLRNLKVEGGDHSRAEKGRFKELATRAEKLKKDIDKLSHRTTYTIGEKWWNTGVGDFLKKHDPLAWSQLCVFDEDMKDEAGFEVVYNGGANLTKDALWKAWLKGKSRSVVPCSQRGDERRRRFRDEHQAVSPANEEAELDIWALDYKQRQQKKGEWQDEYFREDREELAAKMVEHDTVSNQLNELKRGRDLVKLRGARIIGCTTTGAAMFKELIEAAQPTVVIVEEAAEILEAHVITSLQNNTKHLIMIGDHKQLRPKLDTYELSVACSSTSHDFNRSLFERLVLSGAVEHASLASQHRMHPEISKLIRPTYDELVDDEKTLNHPAIRGVKSRVVLIKHDEPEGSNAAWKVEANSKTNAHEVGMVRSIVRYLTQQEYDPTQLVVLTPYLGQLQLLRKSLADEFSVMIGEVDMEELEAVDAVSVDGTTDNPNAPQRAELKPVRVSTIDNYQGEEADVVVISLVRSNAEGNIGFLYEPKRLGFRV
- a CDS encoding hypothetical protein (contains a U-box domain, related to the Ring finger, but lacks the zinc binding residues; u-box domain containing protein, predicted); this translates as MAPMKMSKGAVKAVKKFAENVIDEERLKHVTCPIGYDLFKDPVFCCGDGITYEREHIERWFETHDTSPLTGAKLASLDLAPNFAMRAQADAMRKRSDDQPGERSNEVIKSSTDPIIFRLQEKIRELDARLDTKVIFSKHAVNK
- a CDS encoding udp-n-acetylglucosamine 2-epimerase/CMP-N-acetylneuraminic acid synthetase encodes the protein MPACPNTEADKASLYAPDKCTDMKTTLRRKICVVTSNRSDWSKLKLVAINLRKLCTSQDNQEASDIQVDIICLGSHLLHELGATKNIVKEDFPNAYELHTLVAGDSVESMTDSVGFGIVKLTSLLCALKPNIVLVHGDRFDAFCAAIAANMLNLTIAHVEGGELSGTVDGTLRHAITKLSHLHFTCTPEAARRIRGMGENPASIFVTGCPSYESLFAVSATCWEDEKMDQFFNGTPFKLKPNKFILVIMHPVTNDLEESNTLYGSLLSCLFSRKTPTVMFYPNVDPGNKSMIQTLHKHQKADPASTSWLRLVTHMPHAKFTALMRHASAMVGNSSAGIRESCVFGIPTLNLGSRQEGRRVPANVTTLVKPSIRSIDCWFDNELGKRYAQSTMYGFPDSAKRIAHHLSRIDTSAGQLKQFWEPRYALLPPLQPRQYVSRTQAILADSTSSPTSSPIGRCKILGLITARGGSKGIPGKNIIDLNGKPLIQYTIEAALSSKQLDRVILSTDSDEIAEVAQNCGCEVPFRRPSELAADDSSHLACIVHALNILRETECFVPDFVVILQPTSPFRKSIDIDSCINIMLTSSCDMVLSVCESSLNLSKNFYFAADGTLSPFAESTAEIDYTPRQKLLKTYAENGAVYVLRTQSLLYPPDNAPNVGSFRSADTKGYEMPVERSLDIDNPFDLHVARLLMAKPF